ATTGGAAGGCAAATCATTTTCCCATGCCAATTGAAGCGACAGGTCAAGATGAAGTTTTGGTAGGAAGAATTCGTCAGGATATTTCTCACCCGTGCGGCTTAGAACTGTGGCTATGTGGCGACCAAGTCCGTAAAGGCGCAGCTTTGAATGCAATACAAGTTGCTGAGTTATTAGTAGAAAAAAATCTGCTAAAACCTGCGGTCGTTATGAGTCATTAGTTAGCAATGAGTGGTTAGTAGAGCAAGCAACATCTAACAACCAAGCAAAGCACAAATGACAGATGACAGATGACAAAAAACGCAGAACAGAGGGCTAATGCGTAAGTTACGCTTGAAAGTCATAGTCAGATAGGTTATGACAATATAAAACCACCAAGCACAAAAAAAGGAAGAACAAAAAGGAATATTTAGGAGTGAAAAGAGGGTGGTAGATTTTGGCAGAGTTCTAACCGCTATGATTACGCCGTTTAAAGAAGACGGTAGTGTGAATTATGATGTAGCAGCAGCACTGGCAGCACATCTAGCTGACAACGGTACGGATACAATCGTGGTATGTGGCACCACGGGAGAATCGCCTACCCTAACGTGGGAGGAGGAATACCAGTTGTTTTGTGTGGTGTTGCAGGCAGTGGCAGGAAAAGCTTCTGTGATAGCAGGGTGTGGCTCCAATTCCACTAAAGAAGCAATTGCCGCTACCCAAAAGGCGGTTAAAATAGGAGTACATGGCGCACTGCACGTTGTTCCGTACTACAACAAACCCCCGCAAGCCGGGCTATATCAGCACTTTCAAGCAATCGCTCAGGCTACGCCCGACCTACCAGTGCTGTTATACAATATCCCTGGTCGTACTGGTCAAAATCTTCAACCAGAAACAGTTGCTCGGTTAGCAGAGATTGACAACATTGTCGGAATTAAGGAGTCTACCGGCAACATAGACCAGGCAAGTGAAATCCGTCGCTTGACGCCAAAACAATTCCAGATATACTCTGGTGATGATTACATGACTTTGCCTTTGCTAGCAATAGGGGCAAAGGGTGTCGTCAGTGTGGCTTCTCATCTGGTAGGAAACCAACTACAAAAGATGATCCACGCCTTTGATTCGGGTCAAACTCAAGTCGCCAGGGAAATACATCTCCAACTCTTCCCTTTGTTTAAAGCTTTATTTGCAACGACAAACCCCATCCCAGCCAAGAAAGCACTGAAACTTTTAGGTTGGGAGGTTGGCTCAACTCGTCCGCCACTCTGCGAAGATGACTCAGAAATTAGTCGAAAATTAGAGGTAGTTCTCAAAGAAATAGGTCTAATTTAGCAGGAACTTGCGAAAGAGTTACGGACTAGGTGGCTGAAAATTTTTATAAAAAGTTTGTGCTTAATTTTACCAGGTTGCAGGTAAAAATCCTGTAAAACAACTAAACATATTATGAATTTTGAGCTTTTAAAGCCCAATTAATTAAACAACAATTGAACATTTGAGAAAAATTCAGTTGTTTTCTAACTGATTTCATAGACTGCTTGTCTCGTCAGTTTTACAACACCGTTAAATTCAACATCTTTAACGACAAAGAACAATTTCTAAATTTCACATTTTTAACGATCAAAGAACAATCTAAGGAGAAAATGGCTAAAAACGAATCTTTAGCCGCCCTAAAAATTATTCCGTTGGGCGGTTTGCATGAGATTGGTAAAAATACCTGTGTTTTTGAGTATGACGACGAAATTATCTTATTAGACGCAGGCTTGGCTTTTCCCACAGACGGGATGCACGGAGTCAATATTGTTCTCCCAGACATGACCTATGTACGGGAAAATCGCCACAAAATCAAAGGCATGATTGTGACCCACGGTCATGAAGACCATATCGGTGGGATAGCCTTTCATCTGAAGCAGTTTGAAATTCCCGTGATTTACGGTCCTAGACTAGCACTGGCAATGCTAGAAGGCAAATTGGAAGAAGCGGGGGTGCGCGATCGCACAGAATTAAGAACAGTTCAACCCCGTGATATGGTGCGGATTGGCAAAAACTTTTTGGTGGAGTATATTCGCAATACTCACTCCATCGCTGATAGTTTCACGGTAGCAATTCATACTCCTCTTGGTGTGGTCATTCACACTGGGGATTTTAAAATTGACCACACTCCAGTGGATAGCGAGCATTTTGACTTGCAACGGCTAGCCGAACACGGCGAAAAAGGCGTACTTTGTCTGATGAGCGACTCGACTAACTCAGAAGTACCAGGATTCACGCCTTCAGAACGTTCCGTGTATCCAAATCTAGAAAGGGTCTTCACTCAAGCGACTGGGCGACTGTTTGTGACCACCTTTGCTTCCAGCGTGCATCGCATTAACATGATTTTGCAGCTGGCACAGAAGTACAACCGAGTCGTCACCGTGGTAGGGCGTTCCATGCTGAATTTGATTGCCCACGCCCGCAATCTAGGTTACATCAAGTGTGATGATAATCTCCTTCAGCCATTGCATACTGTCCGCAATTTACCAGCTGAAAATGTGCTGGTTTTGACAACGGGTTCTCAAGGTGAACCAATGTCGGCAATGACGCGCATTGCCAATCAAGAACATCCCCACATCAGAATCCGACAAGGAGACACGGTAGTATTTTCAGCCAACCCAATTCCGGGAAATACAATCGCCGTGGTCACCGTCATAGATAAATTGATGATGCAGGGGGCAAAGGTTGTCTATGGTCGGGATAAAGGAATTCACGTTTCCGGTCATGGATGTCAGGAAGACCAAAAGCTGATGATTGCTCTGACTAAACCCAAGTTCTTTCTGCCAGTTCACGGGGAACATCGGATGCTGGTCAAGCACAGCGAAACGGCTCAAAGCATGGGTATTCCCGCTGAAAACATGGTCATTATTCACAATGGGAATGTCGTAGAACTCACTGATGAATCAATCCGTGTTGCTGGTAAAGTGCCATCAGGTTTGGAACTGGTAGATACTTCCGGTACTGGTATGGTCAGCGCCAAAGTACTGCAAGAACGGCAACGTATGGCAGAAGAAGGTATTGTGACAATCGCGACGGCGATAGATTGGAATGGCAAGCTGATGGCAAAGCCAGAAATTCACCTGCGAGGGGTAGTGACCAGCCTAGATCGCTCCTTGTTGCAAAAGTGGGTACAACAGCGGATTGAAGAAATCCTCAGTATTCGCTGGTCAGAATTTGCCCAGTCTAGTGATGGCGACAATCAAGAGGTAGAGTGGGCTGGATTGCAAGAGCATTTAGAGCGGGAACTAGCACGCTCGCTGCGAAAGGAACTGCATTGTCAACCATCTGTTACCTTGCTGATGCAAATTCCTGATGAACCACCAGTAAAAGTTGCTGACGGTAGAAGGCGTCGCACCCGTACTGCGGCTCAAGTTGCATCGTAAAAAGTATTGAGTCCTAAGTTCTTTGGTTGGGTTGAACGATAGTGAAGCCTAACTAAGGATGTAGTCATGGAGCAAAGAAACCAGGTTTCTTGAAGAAACTTGGTTTCTGCTTCATTTATTTCTAAATGACGAATCTTTACTGAAAGTTTTCACCAATACAATAAAAACCTTTGAACAGTGCTAGCGGGAAAAATCTAGCAAAGGATAGGTTAGCATTCAAGACCATCATGCTTCACAGAAACACAATGGTGGTGGCATCAATCGCATTCCCTGCTTCTTGCAATCTAACAACACCCAAAGCAATGAGAAACGCAGAGCCAACTAGGGCAATTGTGGCACGGTTCATGCGTAAACCTGGAAGATAGTCCAGTGCTCACCCGAGGTAAGTCAGCCCCAGTACGCCATAGATTGCAAATTGTTGCAGAAGAATCACAAACTTATCAAGCTATTGACAGCAGCGATACAGCGATCAGCAAAATTACTCATATTCCCATGAAAGATTACCACTTTCAAACAGTGAGTGAGAATATGGGTCAAATAACTGAAAATTAGCTTTTAAAAAATGGTAATTCGCGATTATCGCCAAATTTTCTTTCTTTTATTCTATATATCTCCCACTTAGCCTCTCTTACATATAAGTATTTTTTTGGTGGTAAGGATGTAATATTTAGAGGTTGCGGTAAAAGTAGGTAGAATTTACGCAATTTAGCTCATAGCTAATGACTGCGTGATAGCAAAATCCTAGCATTTCTACTTACGAATAAATACTGCTATAAAATTTCGTCATGAAGTTTTTGTAAATGTAACATTTACCTCTACCCAAAGGTAGATGTTTTAATTACAATTTTATATGCGTCAAGTTATAAGGAAGAAATTCATATCATACATCTGAGGAAAAGGAAATTATTGTTAACTTGACGTAATATAGAACAGGTTCTGATGCCAGTAGCTACTTAATCATCAGACGACTTAGATCATCAGATTGCATCTCAGTCAGGACAAGATTCTTCCGGGATAAGTCTTGGCAATATTGTAGATGTTCATCAGGCACGCCAAGACCCTCAATCGAATAGAGGAGTGAACCATGAAGGTATACAATAATACCACAAGAAACATTTTCCTGGCAAGCTGGGTATCGATAAATCAAGCACAAGATGTCGTTAAAGAAACCCAGCTAGGCCGTCCTTCCGCCAAACCTTACTATGATATTCTCCAACCCATACGCAATTGGTTAGAGAATTTTCAAGTTCGCGATCGCGAACTTGCTCATCGCTTGTGCAAGGTGATTCCTTCCCAGTGTCCTTTTGAGCGCGATGTGAAATTATTTGGGAAAACCCTGTTTCATATTCCGCCAATGTGTAAGCTTAACCCCGTATATGAAGAAGTGGTTGGCTTACGTTTTCGAGCACTGTGCTATCTAGCAGATGAATGTGGCGAGGATGTCACACAGTACTGCTAATCAACACTGGATAGTTGTTAGTGGAATAATCAACAACTAACAACTATCCAAAAATACTACTGAATCTTTTTTTGCCAATCTGCAATTGCATTCTGCGCTTCTTTGTATGCGACTGTTCCCTCTGGAACTAGAACAGCGGTTGCAATTGCAGCTTTGAACTCTCTTCGGGCAGCTCGCTTTTTGGCAAGACGCAAAATTTGTCCACTCCAAGTGTTGATAGATTTTTGAGCAATATCAAAGCCTGGTTCACCTTGTGGGACTTTCTTGGCAACTTCTATAGCGCGATTGTAAGTGGAAGCATGTTCAGAACGGATTAAGCCAACAGCAGCATCTATAAGGGTTAAATTGCTGACATATTGTTTTGCCTCTAGCCGCCACTGCTTAACAGATGCTTGTGCTTTTGTGTATAGAGATTGGTCTTGGGGGATTAATTGTGCAGCGGAGATAG
The sequence above is a segment of the Mastigocladopsis repens PCC 10914 genome. Coding sequences within it:
- a CDS encoding ribonuclease J, yielding MAKNESLAALKIIPLGGLHEIGKNTCVFEYDDEIILLDAGLAFPTDGMHGVNIVLPDMTYVRENRHKIKGMIVTHGHEDHIGGIAFHLKQFEIPVIYGPRLALAMLEGKLEEAGVRDRTELRTVQPRDMVRIGKNFLVEYIRNTHSIADSFTVAIHTPLGVVIHTGDFKIDHTPVDSEHFDLQRLAEHGEKGVLCLMSDSTNSEVPGFTPSERSVYPNLERVFTQATGRLFVTTFASSVHRINMILQLAQKYNRVVTVVGRSMLNLIAHARNLGYIKCDDNLLQPLHTVRNLPAENVLVLTTGSQGEPMSAMTRIANQEHPHIRIRQGDTVVFSANPIPGNTIAVVTVIDKLMMQGAKVVYGRDKGIHVSGHGCQEDQKLMIALTKPKFFLPVHGEHRMLVKHSETAQSMGIPAENMVIIHNGNVVELTDESIRVAGKVPSGLELVDTSGTGMVSAKVLQERQRMAEEGIVTIATAIDWNGKLMAKPEIHLRGVVTSLDRSLLQKWVQQRIEEILSIRWSEFAQSSDGDNQEVEWAGLQEHLERELARSLRKELHCQPSVTLLMQIPDEPPVKVADGRRRRTRTAAQVAS
- a CDS encoding Mo-dependent nitrogenase C-terminal domain-containing protein, which encodes MKVYNNTTRNIFLASWVSINQAQDVVKETQLGRPSAKPYYDILQPIRNWLENFQVRDRELAHRLCKVIPSQCPFERDVKLFGKTLFHIPPMCKLNPVYEEVVGLRFRALCYLADECGEDVTQYC
- the dapA gene encoding 4-hydroxy-tetrahydrodipicolinate synthase; translated protein: MVDFGRVLTAMITPFKEDGSVNYDVAAALAAHLADNGTDTIVVCGTTGESPTLTWEEEYQLFCVVLQAVAGKASVIAGCGSNSTKEAIAATQKAVKIGVHGALHVVPYYNKPPQAGLYQHFQAIAQATPDLPVLLYNIPGRTGQNLQPETVARLAEIDNIVGIKESTGNIDQASEIRRLTPKQFQIYSGDDYMTLPLLAIGAKGVVSVASHLVGNQLQKMIHAFDSGQTQVAREIHLQLFPLFKALFATTNPIPAKKALKLLGWEVGSTRPPLCEDDSEISRKLEVVLKEIGLI